TATGAGACTACCAATAAAATCATTCCATCCATTAGGATGTATATCTAAATTGATAATAACATCCAATTCCCTTACGTTCGGGACAGCCATACAAATTTCCTTCCAGTTGGAAGAAGCTTCGTTTAGTGAAAGTTTCTTGAACTTTTCTAAACCCAAAATATGTTGTGCCTTTGGAGGAGCAGGCACGGGCATACTCATTCCCCCAGACTGGAAATATTTCAAACTTGACATCTTCCAAATTTCCACTGGCCAGGATAATTGATTTTCAGTTGGCTCAACAATCAATGTCTGTAGATTCCACAGATTAGAAATTGATGTTGGGACATCGCCACCGGTGAGAAAAGCAAGATATCTTAAATGTACTAATTGTGTTATCTCAGTGGGAAAACGTCGAAAGAGAATCATTAGTACATCCAATACCCTTAGCAGCTGAAAACGAGTATCCACTATTTTGTAGTATTCAAATTCGAGCATAGAAGTACACGGTTCACAGATGCACAAGATGGTACGAACTGAATCCAGATTACCTTCCTGTAGGCCGAGATTCTGGTTTCGTACAGCATCTTCATACAATAATAGTCGATGTTCACTCTCCACGCCTTCTGAGGACACTTCGTAACATTCATTTATGACATGAAAAAACTTCTCGGTTTTTCCTTTTCTCAAGCATAATTGTCGAATGAGGTCGTGAATCCTGCAACTTCTTATTTTTCCGCTTACCCATCCTCGACTGTTGACCATAATCAAACTTCTGCTAACTAGATCCTCTAGACACTCTTCTGCTACCTCTTCCGGCTTTTTATGGCAAATTGTCTTCAGAAAACCCTCAGCTACCCAAATTCTAATCAACGTATCTGTAGGAATTTCTGCATCTTCAAGGAAAAACCCCATATAAAGAAAGCAAGCTTTCAAGCTACAAGGCAAGTAGTTGTAACTCAGAGCTAATATTGCTAAACACTGCTGGGAGGTTGAACCTATGTGGGAATTCACATTATCAGCAATTTGTTGCCAATCATCATATGTCCTATTGATCTTCGACAGAAGCCCAGCGATGACAACAACTGAGAGAGCTAGCCCTTGACATTGTTTCGCTATCTGCTTTCCTACTTCCTCAAGCTGAGGGGGACAATCTTCATTTCCAAAAACCTTAAGAGATAGTAATTTCCAACTATCTTCAAGACTAAGAAAAGGCATGTGATGAGGAGGGAAATCATTGCCAGCACAATTAGCTACTTCGAGGAGCCTAGTAGTTATCATTATGCGACTTCCATTTTCATCATCGGGAAATGATCTTCTTACTTGGTCCCAAGCCTCTATAGTCCACATATCGTCCAAAACTATCAAATACCTCTTCCTTTTCAATTCTCTATGCACTTGGTCCAATAATTCATCTTCACTCATATCGCGGTACATTGCCTTCCCACCTGGAGTACCGAAGCTTAGGACATCCAAAAGCATTTCTTTTGCATCACATGCTTGAGAAACAGTAACCCATGAAGAAATATCAAAGCGATGGTATACTGATGGATGATTAAATAAACTTCTAGCAAGAGTCGACTTACCGATACCGCCCATACCAACAATTGAAACAACATTCAGCGCTGGTGTTTGTCCAAAGAGCTGATCTCTTATGTTGTTGAAGACATCCTCCATCCCAACAAGAGTATTTTCCTCATCCAAGACACGCCCAGATGAGCGGGGAGGTAAATAAGTTGTTGCTGGCACATCTTTGATACGTTTGTGGACATTCTTGAACTTCATCACATCTCTTTGTATGGAATCCATTGCTTCTATTATTTCCTGCAACTCGTCATAAAGCTTATGACGGGCGTTGTTCTGGTCGTGATCAGTATCAGCCACATGGATTCTTCTTAGGCAGCCATCAATTGTATCTTCTGCTTTATACCCTGCATCTCTGATGTTCTTTTCCAAGATTTTCAATGCTTCTTGATCATTGATCCAATTTCCCGTATTCTCAAGGAAATCTTGTAGGAAAGAAAGTGTTCCATAAAGTGAATCAATGGATCCCCTACTTTCAGATATCAAACTTGGATTGAATTGCAATACTTGCTCTATAGTTGTCAAGATGGAAGTTATAACAGCATAAGCCATCTCTCTCTCTTGATCTGTTTGAGGTTTCTCGAGTTGAAGAACCAAGAAAGTAGTACGAATCCAGCAAAAGGAACTCCGGAAATGAATGAGTGCTTCAAATCAGTCTTTTCCGTGAGAATTTTCAATTGGTTTTTGGGGGCCAGGCCGGCAAAGGGAGTAGGTATGAGTTTGAGAAAGTTTGTTTTTATCTGCCACAGAAGATACAAAAGCATCACAAGTAGTCAAATACACATTGCCTTTTCAGAAGCACAAGAGCGCAGATTAAGGCTCTTTAATTAAGCTCATTAAAAAACCTTGTACAACCATGTGAGAGCTCATTTTTCTAGGCCATAAATCTTGATTTGATTattgatttctatattgcatataaATGTTTAATCTGTTAAGCACTGAACTGGAACAAAGTAACTCAAGAAAGATTCTTGATTTTCTATTATACTTATCTGTCACTCCTTGGAGCTAGCTTGTGCAAGAGCTAGCTTGTAATTGCAAAATTAATCTAATGTTACAGTACTCATAAGCGATGTAGCAAAAATACCAATTCACACACACTCTTGCAAGAAATTCACTCAATTCTTCACTcacacatacatacacacacactgCACAATAGGAGTACACTGAAGCTCGCATTCATAACTTTCTACCTCAATCACCATCTTTTCCGTTGAAATACACCACTAGCACTTCCTTCCAAAGAAAGAACATTTTCTTCACTGTAAACAGACTTAATAAAGAATCTCCATTTACCCATTTTCACAAACACCATATCTCCACTATTTTGCGGCGGTGCTGTTGCCTATTCAGTTTCTAATCGAGGTCCCGGTTTGAGTTCAAACCCCTGTTTTCCAGTTTTGGTCGAGTTTCTAATTTTTCGTGGTTCTTCTATTTTCTCCGTTCGATTCGCTCGGAGGTTCTTGTTTCATTTGTGTTTGTGATATACACTGTGATATTAGCTCACGTCATTCTTCGATAAAATTGTAAATGCATTTTTATGTGCTTGTTTTTGTGACTCAATGAATAAAGAGGTATACACTGTCACGAGATCCTTTTAGAGCATAATATAGTGCTGAAACAAGTTTACAAAGGTGcatatttttggagatttgggtttaggaaaaaaaaaaaggagtgcTTTTAGATGGATTTGAGAGTTGTTGagattaatttcttattttatggatttgttttaaaatttaaatatagttACGAATAGTAAAATTGGCTGAAAGTACAACAGTATATATGTTTAATGTGTCGCGTAAATACTATACTATCATACTATCGTAGTGGCACGACTTCGAATTATCAGGACTGAgattttcctttttaaattctttttattGTACATAAGAAGGGTTCATAGCCAACTAACTGAACTATTATGATTTATGAGACAATCGAATTGGAAACCATTTAGTTAAACCGAAATAACAAAATTTCTATAGGTATCTATTTTGGTAGTGGTACATAAAAAGAGGATTTTCCGTTTTTCTAAGGTACATTTCTTTGGAACcaatgccaaaaataaaagtcGGTTATTGAGAtgatatattattatttaatagtAGTTAGTTATGATAGTTAGTTGGTAGTTAGTGTGACAGCTTGTGACAACCGGCAGATAGTGGACTCCCTCGTGTGTATATATACAATGTTGGTATCAATGAAATATTGAAGCTTCATTTCATCAAACATTTATtcccttcttcctctctcttctaATGCTCAGTTCTAGAAGCTTCACTACTCTACCATTGCAGGGATGATCGAGCTCATTCTTGTTGACATTCATAGTCAATtttgacatggtatcagagcgagatTAATACTGCACATTGTGTTTCCCTGTGATTTTCATTCTCGATTCATCTCATTGTTCGATTCTATTCGATTTCGAGTTTTGCTCTAATTTTGGGGGTTTCATTTGCATGTCAATAAATTACTGTTAGAAattgtgataattgaaattcTTTTGCCTTTCTTCATCGATTTCATTCAATATTGGCTGTTGTTGACCAAGAGAATTTGACCGGAGTGGAGACTAGTGCTACTGTTATTGAACCAAGCATAGGCATCTATCCAAGCGATCCTCTGTATCTTCATCAGTCTGACAATCCCGAAGCTATGCTTGTTTGAACTACTTTTGATGGAATAGGGTACATGTCTTGGAGAAGGAGTGTATTGAGGGGACTATATATGAAGAACAAATTAGTATTCATAAGTGGCGAGTGCAAGAAACCGGATCCTCTGTCACCTCACTTTCGCCAATGGGAGCGATGTGATAAGATAGTGACATCTTGGATCCTAAATTCCCTTTCTAACGAAATTGCAGATAATGTAAAGTATGCAGATGATGTTGAACTTCGGAAGTAATTGGAGGATCGTTATGAACAAACTAATGGATCTAGGTTGTATCAAATTCAGAAAGAAATCAATGACCTTTCTCAAGGAACTCTTGATATTACCGCTTATTATAATAAATTGAAGAAGCTTTGAGAAGAGTTCACTACTCTGAACAAGAGGACTCAATGTAGTTGTACTTGTGATTGCAGTGCAAATGAGAGCATGTATAAGGCTGAACAAGATATGAGATTGATACAATTTCTTATGGGATTGAATGAGGTTTACATTCTTCAAGACTAAGAAAAGGCATGTGATGAGGAGGGAAATCATTGCCAGCACAATTAGCTACTTCGAGGAGCCTAGTAGTTATCATTATGCGACTTCCATTTTCATCATCGGGAAATGATCTTCTTACTTGGTCCCAAGCCTCTATAGTCCACATATCGTCCAAAACTATCAAATACCtcttccttttcaattttctatGCACTTGGTCCAATAATTCATCTTCACTCATATAGTGGTACATTGCCTCCCCACCTGGAGTACCGAGGCTTAGGACATCCAAAAGCATTTCTTTTGCATCATATGCTTGAGAAACAGTCACCCATGAAGAAATATCAAGGTGATGGTATACTGATGGATGATTAAATAAACTTCTAGCAAGAGTCGACTTACCGATACCGCCCATACCAACAATTGAAACAATATTCAGTGTTGGTGTTTGTCCAAAGAGTTGATCTCTTATGTTGTTGAAGACATCCTCCATCCCAACAAGAGTATTTTCCTCATCCAAGACACGCCCATATGAGCGGGGAGGTAAATAAGTTGTTGCTGGCACATCTTTGATATGTT
The nucleotide sequence above comes from Nicotiana tabacum cultivar K326 chromosome 12, ASM71507v2, whole genome shotgun sequence. Encoded proteins:
- the LOC107831515 gene encoding putative late blight resistance protein homolog R1B-16, producing the protein MAYAVITSILTTIEQVLQFNPSLISESRGSIDSLYGTLSFLQDFLENTGNWINDQEALKILEKNIRDAGYKAEDTIDGCLRRIHVADTDHDQNNARHKLYDELQEIIEAMDSIQRDVMKFKNVHKRIKDVPATTYLPPRSSGRVLDEENTLVGMEDVFNNIRDQLFGQTPALNVVSIVGMGGIGKSTLARSLFNHPSVYHRFDISSWVTVSQACDAKEMLLDVLSFGTPGGKAMYRDMSEDELLDQVHRELKRKRYLIVLDDMWTIEAWDQVRRSFPDDENGSRIMITTRLLEVANCAGNDFPPHHMPFLSLEDSWKLLSLKVFGNEDCPPQLEEVGKQIAKQCQGLALSVVVIAGLLSKINRTYDDWQQIADNVNSHIGSTSQQCLAILALSYNYLPCSLKACFLYMGFFLEDAEIPTDTLIRIWVAEGFLKTICHKKPEEVAEECLEDLVSRSLIMVNSRGWVSGKIRSCRIHDLIRQLCLRKGKTEKFFHVINECYEVSSEGVESEHRLLLYEDAVRNQNLGLQEGNLDSVRTILCICEPCTSMLEFEYYKIVDTRFQLLRVLDVLMILFRRFPTEITQLVHLRYLAFLTGGDVPTSISNLWNLQTLIVEPTENQLSWPVEIWKMSSLKYFQSGGMSMPVPAPPKAQHILGLEKFKKLSLNEASSNWKEICMAVPNVRELDVIINLDIHPNGWNDFIGSLICLVDLQKLSIQLEVSSHPLFFIRRPAQLWYVFPENLKSLTLVATHLEWTDMPMLSSLPNLEVLKLEFYGFEGSNWNLDEGGFKKLKLLHIHQTRLVHWQATSDSLPVLEYLVLMFCSQLEEIPRVIGDIPTLKLIDLHYCSQAAVTSAEEIQEEQKSIGNEVLVVTVSPHPPLLET